From the Mangifera indica cultivar Alphonso chromosome 10, CATAS_Mindica_2.1, whole genome shotgun sequence genome, one window contains:
- the LOC123227043 gene encoding uncharacterized protein LOC123227043, which produces MDPTFRHRRSPSSDRFLGIYSAPSDASEAVDDELNEDDIFWTNDDSTESNTFTTTNNTATATPTATFSPVNNHNRFQSLSGILAALPEHDNSPVLYRKSLISSPSSTSAKMIPTLPKPPQTERSQSMPMRKYQHSAPMNVPVLSIAMAKRRNSRFFEVDEEDGDDEMLPPHEIVARGSGMSPKTTFSVLEGVGRTLKGRDLRQVRNAVFRQTGFLD; this is translated from the coding sequence ATGGACCCCACTTTCCGCCACCGCCGATCTCCCTCCTCCGACCGATTCCTTGGCATCTACTCCGCTCCCTCAGACGCATCCGAGGCTGTCGATGATGAGCTGAACGAAGATGATATTTTCTGGACCAACGACGACTCCACCGAATCAAATACTTTCACCACCACCAACAACACAGCCACTGCCACACCAACCGCCACCTTCTCCCCCGTCAACAATCACAATCGTTTTCAATCCCTTTCCGGAATTCTCGCGGCGTTACCTGAGCACGATAATAGTCCCGTGCTTTACCGCAAATCCTTGATATCGTCGCCATCGTCGACGTCAGCGAAAATGATTCCGACGCTGCCGAAACCGCCGCAGACGGAGAGGTCGCAATCGATGCCAATGAGAAAATATCAGCACTCGGCGCCGATGAACGTACCGGTTTTGTCGATTGCTATGGCGAAACGGAGGAATAGTAGGTTTTTTGAGGTAGATGAGGAGGATGGAGACGATGAGATGTTGCCACCTCACGAGATTGTAGCTAGGGGCTCCGGGATGTCGCCGAAGACGACGTTTTCGGTATTGGAAGGAGTCGGGAGGACGTTGAAAGGGAGAGATCTGCGGCAGGTGAGAAATGCTGTGTTTCGTCAAACAGGTTTTCTTGATTGA
- the LOC123227041 gene encoding NADH dehydrogenase [ubiquinone] 1 beta subcomplex subunit 3-B-like, translating into MGHTGEFFKRRDQWRRHPLLTSNLRQATPGLGIALVAFGIYLVGEQVYNRVIAPSPSHRQQSPASSSH; encoded by the coding sequence ATGGGACATACAGGCGAGTTCTTCAAGAGAAGGGATCAGTGGAGGAGGCATCCATTGCTCACCAGCAATCTCCGTCAAGCTACTCCCGGTTTGGGCATCGCTCTTGTTGCTTTCGGCATATACCTCGTTGGCGAACAAGTCTACAACAGAGTTATTGCTCCTTCTCCTTCTCATCGCCAACAATCTCCTGCTTCATCTTCTCATTGA
- the LOC123228045 gene encoding vacuolar protein sorting-associated protein 55 homolog: protein MFSASILLQILACAIYSNWWPMLSALMYVVVPMPCLFFGGGSTQFLTSRDGGGWIDAAKFLTGASTVGSLAIPIILRHANMIETGAMFIEFTSFFIFVCTVLCFHRANLEDEW, encoded by the exons ATGTTTTCAGCTAGTATCTTGCTACAGATTCTG GCTTGTGCAATATACAGCAACTGGTGGCCAATGTTGTCAG CTCTCATGTATGTGGTGGTGCCTATGCCTTGCTTATTCTTTGGAGGTGGATCTACTCAGTTTCTAACTAGCAGGGATGGTGGAGG TTGGATAGATGCTGCTAAATTCTTGACAGGAGCATCTACTGTAGGAAGCTTAGCAATTCCCATTATCCTTAGGCATGCGAATATGATTGAGACCGGCGCTATGTTCATTGAATTCACATCATTCTTCATATTTGTTTGCACTGTGTTGTGTTTTCATCGAGCTAATCTTGAAGATGAATGGTGA
- the LOC123227187 gene encoding WD repeat-containing protein LWD1-like yields MQSPSEKKPGVYTHTAQWSISSLAWSVRQDKKSRLAVASFLEDYSNKVELVHFNLETSDFSTDNRLIFDHPYAPTNLMFFPSEDTANPDIIATSGDYLRLWQIHRDHIELKALLNSNKGSEFNSAITSFDWADFDTRRVATCSVDTTCIVWDIEKEILDTHLVAHDKEVYDISWGGFNVFSTVSADGSVRVFDLRDKERSTIIYENPVQNCPLLRLEWNKADPRFMATVGMDSNRVVVLDIRYPTNPVMELCKHRGSVNAISWAPVMGRQLCSVGDDSRALIWEVAGFAQSVGEVEPQMWYGSMAEINHVRWCPTELDWIAICFSDKLQLLKI; encoded by the coding sequence ATGCAGAGCCCTTCCGAGAAGAAACCTGGAGTTTACACTCATACAGCGCAGTGGTCAATTTCTTCTCTAGCTTGGTCAGTTCGCCAGGACAAAAAATCACGCCTCGCCGTTGCAAGTTTCCTGGAAGACTACAGCAACAAAGTTGAGCTCGTTCACTTCAACCTCGAAACCTCCGATTTCTCAACCGACAATCGCCTCATTTTCGACCACCCTTATGCCCCCACAAACCTCATGTTCTTCCCCTCCGAAGACACCGCAAATCCGGACATAATCGCCACCTCCGGCGACTACCTCCGCCTCTGGCAAATCCACCGCGACCACATCGAACTCAAAGCCTTGTTGAACAGCAACAAAGGCAGCGAGTTCAACTCCGCTATAACGTCATTCGATTGGGCCGATTTTGACACCCGCCGTGTGGCCACTTGCAGTGTTGACACCACTTGCATAGTTTGGGACATAGAGAAAGAAATTCTTGACACCCACCTGGTGGCTCACGATAAAGAGGTTTATGACATCTCATGGGGAGGCTTCAATGTATTTTCCACCGTCTCGGCCGACGGTTCAGTTAGGGTTTTCGACTTGAGGGATAAAGAAAGATCGACAATAATTTACGAAAACCCTGTACAGAATTGTCCATTGTTGAGGCTCGAGTGGAACAAGGCGGATCCGAGGTTTATGGCGACGGTGGGGATGGATAGTAACAGAGTTGTCGTTTTAGACATTCGTTATCCAACGAATCCTGTGATGGAATTATGCAAGCATCGGGGGAGTGTGAATGCGATATCGTGGGCGCCGGTCATGGGGCGGCAGCTGTGTTCGGTGGGGGATGATTCTAGGGCTCTGATTTGGGAGGTGGCGGGGTTTGCGCAGAGTGTAGGGGAAGTGGAGCCGCAGATGTGGTATGGATCAATGGCTGAGATTAATCACGTGCGTTGGTGTCCGACTGAGTTGGATTGGATTGCTATTTGTTTCTCGGACAAGTTGCAGCTCTTAAAGATTTGA